The window ATCGAGGCCGTCTTCGCCACCCTCGGCGGTGACGACCAGGTGACCGTCATCCCCTTCCTCGACCCGGAGCTCATCGCGGCGAACCCCAAGCCCTTCTTCGGGTACAGCGACAACACGAACATCCTCAACCTGCTGCACAGCCTGGGCATCCGCGCCTTCCACGGCGGCAACACCCAGGTGCAGATCGGCGCGGGCCCGAACATCGACGACATCACCGTCACCTCCCTGCGGGCCGCCCTCACGGGTGAGGGGGTCCTGGAGATCACCGACCCCGGCGAGTCCGAGGACCACGGCATCCTCTGGTCCGATCCCCTGGCGCTGGAGGTCAACGGCCTGCGCGAGTCGACGAAGCCCTGGCGCTGGGCCGGACCCTCCCGACGTGTGAGCGGCCGCACCTGGGGCGGCTGCTTCGAGGTCATCACCCAGATGTCCCTGGCCGACCGCGTGCCGCGTGCCGAGGAACTCGAGGGCGGCATCCTCATGCTCGAGGCCTCGCAGCGCCTGACCAACACGCACGGCATCATGGAGATCGTCCGCGCGCTCGGTGAGGCCGACATCCTCGGGGCGATGCGCGGCGTCATGGTGGCCCGTCCCCCGGCGCGCAGTCTCTTCCTGCCGGAGTACCGCGACCGCGAGGAGATGTACGACGCCGTCATCGAGCAGGTGACGCTGTACAACCCGGAGGCGGTCGTCGTGTGCGGCGTGCCCTTCGGTCACACCCGTCCG of the Corynebacterium humireducens NBRC 106098 = DSM 45392 genome contains:
- a CDS encoding S66 family peptidase — translated: MGVDEELRKVAVLSPSKAAPALGVEVHEQAMRRLREEFGLEPVEYPTTREFESLPEDRARDIMAAFTDPEIEAVFATLGGDDQVTVIPFLDPELIAANPKPFFGYSDNTNILNLLHSLGIRAFHGGNTQVQIGAGPNIDDITVTSLRAALTGEGVLEITDPGESEDHGILWSDPLALEVNGLRESTKPWRWAGPSRRVSGRTWGGCFEVITQMSLADRVPRAEELEGGILMLEASQRLTNTHGIMEIVRALGEADILGAMRGVMVARPPARSLFLPEYRDREEMYDAVIEQVTLYNPEAVVVCGVPFGHTRPQWILPYGGEITLDGAEQRIWADYS